The genome window tctatctttttttataagtttgagttcatgtgacttattttagaaacttgagatcacaaactttctcttatttggtctctgtatggtggaattatgtcattctataatctctgttcgttcagtcagtcgttgtgaactctcttctaatcgctcactttattggccgtgttgtaccaagacatattgtatggagtaaacaataacatcggttagtcaaatcaaaaaatattatatGGAAAGCGGAGACCATTAATAAAAAATATTGAGATTTTtttgtggatagtttacgtgggtattgttgtaagccgtcgcaacacacgggtaaccgactagtcATCATTTAAATTCAACACACAGTTCAAGTTGTAAACATTCCAGACGACCTAGAACGGTTACAATGAGTTGGCCACCAATATTGTTACTGTAATGGGGATTTGCATGAAAAGTAGAAATTATACGATGTGTAGGATATCAATATTTCTAGATGATTTACATAATGCAATTTGTGACTCGATTAGGCCAATAGTAAACTAAGACCTCCTTAGAAATAGACGAAAAGCAAAGAAATTTTAGAGAATTCAATTCCTATGAAAAAAATTTCTATGAGAGCTTTTAGAACAAAGAATTAAATCGTATCAAATTTTTAAAATTCTTATGAAACGACATTCTCCATTGTAATTTTGGAGGAAAATAAGAATAGGGTCTAACATTATGTTTTCGTTCCTTTGTGTCTTGCATTCTTATGCTTTTCCCGCATATGATCCAAACAAATGTTTTGTGACTTTTCTATGTTATAATTTCATGTAAGATTCCAATGGCATAGGCATTTTAATCATAAATTTCTGTAAGATTTCAATTGCATAGGCATTTCAATCATGTGTTTTTCTTATTCCTGCATTTTAATAATCCTACGTTTCAAAGAAGTCCTTAAGCTAGAAAAGATTATTCACATTTATGAGTTGGTTCGTAAGGATGTTTGTCGAAACTATGAATTTATAATAATATACTTTGCAATGACTAGTTTTACAATAGTACAATTTACAAGTATCATGATAATGTCGTAGTTTTGAACAACTCTAAAAATACTAGCTATTGTACATATACAATATTATAAATTATAATATTTAGGCAAAAGGTAGCCATACATTAAAAACTTAATGTTGAAATGAGATTTTCAATACTCCAAAATAACAGTGCCTCGGTTTTCGAATATTTATTGTTTGTTAATTTATTTTTAACTAAAACACGATAAATAAAACAGAACGGAGGAAGTACCATAATTTAAAAAAACAGATTCTAAAAATATAACCAAACACTTCATTATACAAAATATTGTGGTATTTCTTATTTCCTTTAAACCATGGCATTTTCTAAAACTACAAAATACTTTAATTTCTAGCAGCTCCTTAACCTAACACGCGGACCGCACAAAAGGTCTGTGATAACAAGAATATTAGTCTCATCAGACAATAGAGCAGCATTTAAAAAGAATTAGCACGATTAGAGCTATTTATTTGATTTGTAAAACAAAACAGTACAATAGCGTGCATGTCTTTCTTCCAGCGACGGTTGTATGAATGGCCAAATACATATTTTTCATTCATAAGTGGTAAGCGGCAGTCATGCTGATAAATTTGAAGTCAAAAGTACGCGGACAAGTCTACATTTCTATCCTTTTTTTTGTTAGCAACTATAATCTGCATCTCCGTTGGAGGAACTGTACGATGAACTTGCCCTCTACAATATTGCTGTAAACTTACAAAATCTCCTTCCACAAGGCTGGCAATCTCAACGACAACTGCACTCATGCGCTAGGAAAAAGTCTAGCGGTCTGACAAAATGCTGTGTATCAGGAAAAGCCCATCTTGCCCATGAAATTTGACACCTGTGCTCCAAAACTTTGTAAGAAATGAACCAATCTGTTTACGTGCTGAACTACACATGCATCAATCTTCGTCATCTGCTAGCAGAGCAAATGAAAATGGCTTGAACTTGTAACCATCCCCATGATAGAACTTGTTCATGAACTCAACCCAGTGCAGACGCAGTGCATGCAGGAAGGCACTCAGTGTTTCCATCATGAGCAATATGAAGGCAGTAGCAAAAGAAAAAACTATAAGCCCCACAAACTTCACGATAAGACTGTCATACCTATGAACAGCAGAGTAAGCAATCTTAGTAGTGATCATTAAATTTTTCTCATCATGCAAGTACAAAGAAAAAGCAGCAGACAACATATTGAAAACTGGCTGCGGGGTTTGTCAGAGTAGCATCAAGTGCTTACCCCCAGGCAAGTAACAGCAACTTCTCATAGAAAACTGTTGACAGCTCTGAATGCGCCAAGCTGAAACCAACAATCAATACACAGAAGTGAGGGGTTGAAACGGGCAAAGTTAAAACTGGCAGCAACCAACAAAACATCACAAATCACAAGAGGCAAACCTCAGAGCCCAAAGTCGAAGATAAGATGCAGTATTTGAAACTGCACCAAGTACAAACTCAATGGAATGTATCATTTGATGCACAAAAACTTCGCTGAAATTGAAATCATCATGACGTGCTCGGGCGGAATCAGGTTCAGAATCTGGATCCATTTCAGATGTCCCTAGGAAACGATAAGTGTGACCTTGAAATCTCTGCATCCAGGTATGGAAAAATTAGTTATCTTCTCCGTGCCTACTTAAACAaaaaaaatgaatttcaaatttttgcTCATACATATAGACCATTTACATAGATTTGTTGAGAAAATTCGAGGATGTGTTAAGTAAAAGGGTCGTAGTTAAAGAGAACTTAGTACAAAAAATTGCCTTAATATATTTTTCAAGAACATTTTCCAAATCATGTTACCTCCTTATGAAGTTTCTTCAAGATAAAAGGTTTTGGGAAGAGCATCCATGGAACAGCGATCAAAGCCAGAAGTAACAACAATATCTGAAAGGAAAAAAACAGATAAATTAGCACACCAAGGATGCTGGAAATACAGAGTATTACTTTTCTTTTTTCAGAAGGATCCACTTAATTGAACCTGAAGTTCCTTTTGGCCCCAGAACAGTTGATTTTCTCCAAGATCTCCAGCAGGATCAaggaacatatatatcatcacATGATAAAGATCAGCTTGAGAGCCCGTGCACCACTTGATAAGAATCAGGAGTGCTAAGTAACCAAAAAGGCTATTGAGGAAAATCATCTGTGGTATGAATTGATACCTGAAGAATGTGCACAGTTAAAGCACTGCAATTTCTCTCTATTTTGGCTGTATCGGAAGAGAAGATACAAAGGAATATACAACACCTTATGTCAAGAGCATTTCCATGATATcgtgcatcaaaataacttaatacAATCCCCAGGTTCATCTGGGCAACACCCATTAGTATAGACATCTTCATCTTTAATGAATTTAGAAAGGGTAGCTCAGACCGACTTCCACGCCAGCTTGGGTCCACCCCAAAAGGATAGGGTTCACGGACTTTGATGAGACCAAAAGTATGTGCATCGCTGAAGCAAAAGGTTAGCTGTTAAATCTTGGCGGAGAAACATGCATGGCTATCTGAAATTAAAGTGATTACATGCAAAAAGTGTTTCCTTGACGTACTGCTGCTAACTTGCTATATGTTAATAGAGAAGGTCAAAAATTACATTAACTACCAGCCATTCAGAAAAGTAACAAACAAAAAGATAAAGGTCTATAGACCATAAACAAAAATGGCTACAACCAAGCAAAAAGTATGGCTCACTAGACCACATACTTCACTATAATCTATAGACAATGCACTAAGAAATTCACTGTCAAGTTGAGTAGTGGTGAGTGCACATAATTTTAAGTTGATACTCGATACTTAAGACTTTTGTATGATCAATGAACGACAGGGCATGTTTCTTTGATAGTAGTACAAAAGATAAAGGTATAAGCTTTCTGTAATTTTACAAAGTTATTACATAGACTGTATACTGGGCTTGTTTGGATACAGGGGCTCATTGTTTTCAGATCGgctgactaatcgcgattagtcgggctgaTTGTTTCTCTGTGCTCGATTAGGGTGTTAGACTCGATTAGTGTAACTGATCGTCCATATCGTCCGATTAGGCGATGATATGGAACGACCGAACGATTAATCGCCTGGTAGCCGATTAGTCGTGATTAATTAGGCTCGGGTGGTCCAACAGTCTGTTTGACTGGACTGGCCCATGATTAATAGAGGTACCCCCCCCCCCAACAAATCTCTACCTGTCTTTTCATCTTCCTTGACGGCtgggagaaaatcagaaaagacgCTTCTCTCTTCCCAACTCCCTTCTTCACCCTTTCTCTCCCTCCAAGGCTCCAACACAGCAACACCTTTATCTCTACAGTTTCTCTGTACTATTTATACTGCTGCAAGTCTCTATAGTCTACACTATATGCGTGCGTGCGCGTGTGCGTGTGTGTGTCCTGGACTAGGGTCGATCAGGGGCGACTAATCGCCCAGTGGGATCGATCAGGCGATCTGAAAACAATGCAGGGGCTAATTGCTAGTAAGCTAAAAATTAGACAAAATTAGCTCCAGTGCATCTAAACAAGAGGGCTAATAGGCGGGCTACCAAGTCTTCAACTAGTTGTTAGCCAATTTGCGCTAATTTTTAGCCCCAGCTAGTAACTAGCCATGTGTAACCAAACACGGCTTTAAGCCTGAAAAGGGGGGAATGCACTTGCTCTCTTATGTAGCAAATTGAAGATATAGTGACAGTGATTATTATCAAATCAAGATACTGTGATCAAACAAAGCAGGGATTTCGACAACAACCAGAAAAATAGAACAACTAACAAATAATTGAGCTTATGTGAGATTTCAATTAATATTATGATTCCTCCAGCATTTTAGAAAATTCAGAGAACAATTATCTCATTGAATTTATGCACATTGAAGAGTAGGCACACCTGCAGCTTTTGTCCCGGCATTCATATGCAGATTTGCCAAATATATGGAATGGAACTGAGAAGAACTCATTGTATATAAGGCCACAGTATATTGAGAATATTGCCATCAGAAGAATAACATATCGTCCGCCGAATGCCAACTCCATAAAGCTACCAAGCTTCTGAAATAAGTTATGAACCGAAGGTTACAGGAAGAGATTAAGTGTGCTTGCGCAAACACTGTGAAATAAATAGCAAGATGCAAAGTTCGAATTAAGGCTCCTGAAACAGACAAGCATCACTGGAAGAGATTAAGTGTGTTTGTGTAGACACTGAAATAATGGCAAGAAGCAAAGTTCAAATTAAGGCTCCTGAAACAGACAAGCATCACTGGAGCCAAAGGGGCCATAAAAAACTCTTCAGTGGGTTTCCTGCATGCTTATGTGTTTTACTGGATTCCATTTGCATTACAGGACTGATTTTCTGAACTTGTGTGTAATCGGTTATCTGCCATATTTCTAAACAGGTCCTGTGATATAACAGGTTCCTTTTTTGCCTCTGACTCTATCAGAATGAAGTATAATACGCTCAAAAAAGATTAGGAGTAGATTGTTTAAGAATATTCTTTAGGCGCTAAAATTCCTTTGTGACATTTAATACAGTATAACATAATACATGATTTGTTTCTAATGGTTAATTGGTTATggtaaagaaagaaagaaaaggaatAAAGTTCAGCATCATTTACCTGAGAGGAAAATCTCTTCTCGCGAAGTATAAGAACCAAAGCTCCTAGTAATAGACATATTCCATGACCCCAATCTCCAAACATAACAGCAAAAAGAAATGGGAACGTCACAACAGAATATACAGCCGGATTAGCTTCTTGATATCGGGCAACGCTGCAACAAAACCAAATCATAATCAACTCACTATGAAAGCTTCATGATAAACCTATCAAACAAAGCATCTCTTTCataagaaaatggtaaacaaaggTTAGATATAAGGAACATTCCCAGGCAAAGGTAATCACATCAAACACACATCCAATCATTCAAGGGACCCCATGATCCAAATAACCACAAAGGTTACAAGAAATAATCACCTGTGTAAAATCACCAACATTAAATGCTCTAGGAAAACACTGAACACAATCAACAGCCTCAATCACTTAAATGTTATAAGAAGACAGGGAAAAAAAGCCCTAGACAAAGTAGCTGGTGTTCTCCAGCTAATTTATTTGATACATTTAATGATAATTATAagcactaaaagcaactactaaaAAGGCAGATGTATATAACAAAATAAATTCATCTATCATGCAGAGTTTTTATACAATGCACATACCCATATGCATCAACAATTTCCTGGAAAGCATTGGTAAACTTATCAGTTCGGAAATATGTAGGTGGTGATTCAATAGTGTCCATCTCATGAAATATTGTACCAACTTGTGAATTGCTGTGAATTGTGGAACGCTGCAAACAATCCTTGATCTGAAAATGCAAGTCGGAAGTAAGAAACATCCTCTGAAACTTCTGTTCTGTAAAAAATGAATAACTATAATGATTCAAATTAAATATATTGTTTCTGACCTGAGATTTAGCAAATATAGGACACCATCCTTCTCCAACAAGGCACTTCTTTGTCACATCAAAGTTCAACATGTTGAGCGTGTCATATACAGCTTTCTCCTTTTTAACCTAAAAGGAATAAAAAAATATGGTTCATAACTCCAGTAGTAGCAAGAAAAAAGTCCACACACCATATGATTTTAGGTGTGAAAAAGTTGAAGAAATAGAAAATGATAAATCTGTATTTACTTTATTACCATGATTGTCCACCTCCACAATTGTGATCCTATTGACTCAAGAGCTTTGTTTCTGTGCTGGATTCCAGCATCCAAAGTAACTTCCAGGTCAGAGAGACGAGCCGATACCTGGCAGAAGTCATAAATTGTAAGTTACTATCATCAAAGCCTCGAGAACACTCTAGTAATATAGCAATATGTAGAATCAAATCACATGTTACATTTCAaagtaaacaaaaataacaaaatagTGTACCAAACAGGGAAAATAATACCTCATTGAAAATTTGTCTCTGCTTGACCATCTCCTCAGGAACAGGGTAGCAACTTGCTCCAAATGAATCACAAATCTTTAGTATCTTTGCTTTTGCTTGTTCCCCAGAAAAGAAAACTACAAAAACAGCTTTCTCTACCTGTCAAAATGTTGACATATTATTCAGAATCTTTTAAGGTACCAAATGAACTAAGTTGGTTTCTGAATTAGAGTATTCCATTGATTTTAGCTTATGTATATGACAACTGAAAACAGAGTCCAAATAATGTGATCAGTAAATATTGTGGAGCAAATTTAGCAAAATATTTAACTCAATGTACACAGAATAAGCAAGGGCAAACCATGATGATCAGACCTCTTCACCAGATATGGGATCAGTTACAGGTTCCCCTGCAGATGCCTGATTGAATAACATGTTTCCTCTTGTAGCTCGAAAAAGCATCCGCTCAAAAGCAAGTGCCTTCGACTTTAATATTATTCCACTAACAAATCTCACTCCAGAATGTCCATGTGCTCCTTGATGCACTCCCTGGGAACAGTTCTTTTTTGTAATGGCGGAACAGGCAATGTAATAGTGTTAACATTATGAATCAGGGCTAAAATCAGACCTGTTCGAGCAGATAGGCATTTCCCTCATGTATTCCATTGTCATATATGTTTTCATCTAGCTCATGCTCAGCTGAAGCTGCATGGCTGTGAGAAGAAGCAAGGATGTGACCTGCCTGCAAGATGTTGTTTGAGAAAACATGGAATggaaagaagagaaaaaatactatTTAAACCAAATTTGATATTTTACTGGAAATGATTAACTACAGAAGGCAATTGTGATTGCCAAGCAATGTTGCAGTTCATAATGTAACAAAAATCACCTAACATTACCTACAGTATGATTTTATGGCATGTTTATTTTCCACAAAAAATTTACTGTGTACCATTAAAGTCAAAAGTATACTAGTGGAGATATTAACCTTTCATTAAACATACATAAGAAAACACATGGATCAGTAATACAATCAAGTCACACGAATGAGATACAACCTTTGACAAGACCAGCTTGAATTCAAGAAGCTCATTGTATGTCTGTTTTAGCTTGTCACTATTTGTATTCATCTCAAGCAGTTCATGCTCATGTTCACCCAATCTTGCCTAGAGAATAAACAAAAGAAAGTTTTCATTCTCACTCAAGCAGGATATTTGTTTTCACTTAAAAAAGCAACCTTTGAAATAGAAGCCATAAAAAACTTTCTGTTACAAGAAATATGAGTAATGCACCTCTAGCTCCTCCAGATCAATATCCGGTTCAAGTGCAGGTCGAACAGAAGATCTTAAACCTGCCCTGTTGATCTGATCACTGAAAAATTTTAGTTTGCGTGACATTTCTGCACATCGCTTTACCTGCAATGGAATTAAGATGTGTTTGTCAACATAATTAAAAAGTTAGTGAGACCAGAGATTTTTAAATATCAGCAACAGCCCAAACAATAAGTTTTAGTACTGGCCGCTTCATCATCATATTGTTTATGTACTGTGCTATTTTTAAAGGATGTGAAGTCTGGTTCTAATTTCCTATCATCTACCATACTGTACTCAGTGCTATGAGCATATTTTAACTGGTAACTTGATTGGCAATCCAGTACTAATGATATCAAATAGCATAATGCAATGAGTAGATTAACCCCTTTTCCCCAAAAAATACACTGCATATGTGTTTACCAAAAATCTTGCTTCCCAGCTGCTTCCAATAACTTTGGGAAACAAAGAAAGTTAAAAGtattaaccttaaccatttcatagaATGACTCGGTTTGATTCTGCATGTTCTCTGTAATAATTTTATGAGAGAACAGAAAGATTCACTATTCATAGTGTGAAAGTGAAACACCTAACCTGTAATGCTTGTACCAGAGAACTGTACTATACAATTAATGTATTTCAACAATTATGGGAGGGGGCACAAACTTGGCTGATGATGCCTATTTGttcagaagaagaaaaactaccAGGAACAAAGCTATTAGTAATCTTTCTGTTGAACCTTTCTTGTGTTCCATTTACATTCCAGCAAATGAAAAGAAAAATCCCTAAAATGTTTATCAATGTGTAGTTTCCTTGAAGTGATACATCTTATCAAAACTTAAAAAAAAACTAATCATCTTGCTGCACATTGGATAGTCCTAGCAACACAAGGAGTACTATCTGGGTATTACATAACTGTAACACCCAAGTAAAGATCTTGTTTaacaaatctctactacttattaaggctataagggtagcctgccgttcTGCAACTGCCTCCCTCCCGCGCGGCAAAAATATGTGGCAAGCAGGAATCGAACTGTGACCGATTCGCTAGAGGAGCCCACGCTTAACCAACCCAACTACGGTTGTTTTGTGTTACATGTGGTCGTTTATTTATTTTATAGCCGAACATTGTTTCTCTCTCAAGTCTCCTTTTAACTCTCACGCGCACAACGACTCCAAAGAAACCGCACAGCGACGACGACGTCTCTACTACTTGTCTATTACTTGTCTCACTACCATCTCAGTATAAAATCAGTGGGTTGTGGCATCCACTGAAACTTGGTTACCTTCCAATGGAGGTAACCTTAGTGGCTATAATCGTTACCCTTGTTGGCCAAAGTTATTTTTATATGATTATTCTATTAGTTGGTCTATGATTGAATTCTCATATTTCTTGTATAAGATTTATCTTTAGGTGGCTCCTCTTTCACACAGTTGTTATTTTGTTGGTGCAGCCCCGCGCTCTTGCACTTTTTTTTGCAATATATTGTACCCCATCGGTTGGAGTCTTCATGCAATTTTGTGGCTTGATTACATGAGTACTTTTATTTTTCTTATTTCCATCTTTTGTGTATATGTGGATCAATCGATAAAGGCATCGATATGAGTATATGACTCTCGTTACCAAAGCCtaataaaaagaaaaataaagaataaatgatctaattcatctaAAAAAGGAGACATAAGATAGGTTTATTATAAAATATAATCGCATATCATCTGAAATTATAGGTTTATTGTTATCCAAAAATAAAATCAGACATTCCTACATTTCTTTGGTCCTGGATTGAGCAATGCTCCCTTTGCATATAACACACTTACACACATTGAGGTTGATGATAATATATGTATTGTTTATTTATTGTTGTGTACTAACATTTCATCCAATATTTGTATGTTGTTGCAACACACGAGTATTGTACTGTCATATATAGAAGTTTGTATGATATTGCAATAtagtggtgaaataactagattaaaataacaaaatttatgtatgactaggatcacaaatggattatgaaacattttcttgtaacggtataacacatatttgtacatga of Zea mays cultivar B73 chromosome 8, Zm-B73-REFERENCE-NAM-5.0, whole genome shotgun sequence contains these proteins:
- the LOC103636525 gene encoding V-type proton ATPase subunit a1, which codes for MGLFDRLPPMDHMRSEKMCFVQLIMPAESSRLAVTYLGELGLLQFKDLNEDKSPFQRIFVNQVKRCAEMSRKLKFFSDQINRAGLRSSVRPALEPDIDLEELEARLGEHEHELLEMNTNSDKLKQTYNELLEFKLVLSKAGHILASSHSHAASAEHELDENIYDNGIHEGNAYLLEQGVHQGAHGHSGVRFVSGIILKSKALAFERMLFRATRGNMLFNQASAGEPVTDPISGEEVEKAVFVVFFSGEQAKAKILKICDSFGASCYPVPEEMVKQRQIFNEVSARLSDLEVTLDAGIQHRNKALESIGSQLWRWTIMVKKEKAVYDTLNMLNFDVTKKCLVGEGWCPIFAKSQIKDCLQRSTIHSNSQVGTIFHEMDTIESPPTYFRTDKFTNAFQEIVDAYGVARYQEANPAVYSVVTFPFLFAVMFGDWGHGICLLLGALVLILREKRFSSQKLGSFMELAFGGRYVILLMAIFSIYCGLIYNEFFSVPFHIFGKSAYECRDKSCSDAHTFGLIKVREPYPFGVDPSWRGSRSELPFLNSLKMKMSILMGVAQMNLGIVLSYFDARYHGNALDIRYQFIPQMIFLNSLFGYLALLILIKWCTGSQADLYHVMIYMFLDPAGDLGENQLFWGQKELQILLLLLALIAVPWMLFPKPFILKKLHKERFQGHTYRFLGTSEMDPDSEPDSARARHDDFNFSEVFVHQMIHSIEFVLGAVSNTASYLRLWALSLAHSELSTVFYEKLLLLAWGYDSLIVKFVGLIVFSFATAFILLMMETLSAFLHALRLHWVEFMNKFYHGDGYKFKPFSFALLADDED